In bacterium YEK0313, one genomic interval encodes:
- the rplP gene encoding 50S ribosomal protein L16: MLQPKKTKFRKQFKGRISGTAKGGTDLNFGQFGLKAMAPERITARQIEAARRAMTREMKRAGRVWIRIFPDVPVSKKPAEVRMGKGKGAPEFWAAKVAPGRIMFEIDGVPVDVAKKALELAAAKLPIKTRFVQRIAE, translated from the coding sequence ATGCTTCAGCCCAAGAAAACCAAGTTCCGTAAGCAGTTCAAGGGTCGGATCTCCGGCACCGCGAAGGGCGGCACGGATCTCAACTTCGGCCAGTTCGGCCTCAAGGCGATGGCGCCCGAGCGCATCACCGCGCGTCAGATCGAGGCGGCCCGCCGCGCGATGACCCGCGAGATGAAGCGCGCCGGCCGCGTCTGGATCCGCATCTTCCCGGATGTGCCGGTCTCCAAGAAGCCCGCCGAAGTCCGCATGGGTAAGGGTAAGGGCGCTCCGGAATTCTGGGCCGCCAAGGTTGCCCCGGGGCGCATCATGTTCGAGATCGACGGCGTGCCGGTCGATGTCGCCAAGAAGGCGCTCGAACTCGCCGCGGCCAAGCTGCCGATCAAGACGCGCTTCGTCCAGCGCATCGCCGAGTGA
- the rpmC gene encoding 50S ribosomal protein L29 — protein sequence MKAEEIRTKTLDELEGTLGDLKKEQFNLRFQKATGQLENVARVRQVRRDIARVKTIAAQKRDAKK from the coding sequence ATGAAGGCCGAAGAAATCCGGACCAAGACCCTCGACGAGCTCGAGGGCACGCTGGGTGACCTGAAGAAGGAGCAGTTCAACCTGCGCTTCCAGAAGGCCACCGGCCAGTTGGAAAACGTCGCGCGCGTCCGTCAGGTTCGCCGCGACATCGCCCGCGTCAAGACCATCGCCGCGCAAAAGCGCGACGCCAAGAAGTAA
- the rpsQ gene encoding 30S ribosomal protein S17, producing MPKRVLQGVVVSDKQEKTVVVKVERRFTHPLLKKTVRRTKNYHAHDEAGTFKTGDVVSIEETKPISKLKRWVVLPKA from the coding sequence ATGCCGAAGCGTGTGCTCCAGGGCGTTGTCGTCAGCGACAAGCAGGAAAAGACCGTGGTGGTGAAGGTGGAGCGTCGCTTCACCCATCCGCTGCTGAAGAAGACCGTCCGCCGGACGAAGAACTACCACGCCCATGACGAGGCGGGGACCTTCAAGACGGGCGATGTGGTGAGCATCGAGGAGACTAAACCCATCTCGAAGCTCAAGCGTTGGGTCGTGCTGCCGAAGGCGTGA
- the rpsC gene encoding 30S ribosomal protein S3, with protein sequence MGQKINPIGFRLGINRTWDSRWFANKGEYGKLLHEDLKIRRELMKLLKQAAVSKIVIERPHRKCRVTVHSARPGIVIGKKGADIEKLKKAVSKLTSAEVVINIVEIRKPETDATLVAESIAQQLERRVAFRRAMKRAVQSAMRLGAEGIRINCSGRLGGAEIARLEWYREGRVPLHTLRADVDYGVATAFTTYGTCGVKVWIFKGEIMEHDPMAQDKRLAEGEGSTRRGPRGGDRDRDAA encoded by the coding sequence TTCGCCAACAAGGGCGAGTACGGCAAGCTTCTGCACGAGGATCTGAAGATCCGCCGTGAGCTGATGAAGCTGCTGAAGCAGGCCGCGGTGTCGAAGATCGTCATCGAGCGTCCGCACCGCAAGTGCCGCGTCACGGTCCACTCGGCGCGCCCGGGCATCGTGATCGGCAAGAAGGGCGCCGACATCGAGAAGCTGAAGAAGGCGGTGTCGAAGCTGACCTCGGCCGAGGTCGTCATCAACATCGTCGAGATCCGCAAGCCGGAGACCGACGCGACGCTGGTCGCCGAGTCGATCGCTCAGCAGCTGGAGCGCCGCGTGGCGTTCCGCCGCGCGATGAAGCGGGCCGTCCAGTCGGCCATGCGTCTCGGCGCCGAGGGCATCCGCATCAACTGCTCGGGCCGTCTCGGCGGCGCCGAAATCGCTCGCCTCGAGTGGTATCGCGAAGGCCGCGTGCCGCTGCACACCCTGCGCGCCGACGTCGACTACGGCGTTGCGACCGCGTTCACGACCTACGGAACCTGCGGCGTGAAGGTGTGGATCTTCAAGGGCGAGATCATGGAGCATGACCCCATGGCCCAGGACAAGCGCCTGGCCGAGGGCGAGGGCTCGACCCGTCGTGGCCCGCGCGGTGGTGACCGCGATCGCGACGCGGCTTGA
- the rplN gene encoding 50S ribosomal protein L14: MIQMQTNLDVADNSGARRVMCIKVLGGAKRRYAHVGDIIVVSVKEAIPRGRVKKGDVMKAVVVRTAKDIRRLDGSVIRFDRNAAVLINNQKEPIGTRIFGPVPRELRAKNHMKIISLAPEVL; the protein is encoded by the coding sequence ATGATCCAGATGCAAACCAATCTTGATGTGGCGGATAATTCAGGCGCGCGCCGCGTCATGTGCATCAAAGTGCTTGGGGGCGCGAAGCGCCGGTACGCCCATGTCGGCGACATCATCGTGGTGTCGGTGAAGGAGGCTATTCCGCGCGGCCGCGTGAAGAAGGGCGACGTCATGAAGGCCGTCGTCGTTCGCACCGCCAAGGATATCCGTCGCCTGGATGGCTCGGTGATCCGCTTCGACCGCAACGCGGCCGTGCTGATCAACAACCAGAAAGAGCCGATCGGCACCCGTATCTTCGGACCGGTTCCGCGCGAGCTGCGCGCCAAGAACCACATGAAGATCATTTCGCTTGCCCCGGAGGTGCTGTGA
- the rplX gene encoding 50S ribosomal protein L24 yields MAAKIRKGDKVVVITGRDKGRTGEVIQVMPTESRALVRGVNIVKRHQRQTQNQEGGIISKEAPIHLSNLAIADPKDNKPTRVGFKVLSDGKKVRVAKKSGETING; encoded by the coding sequence ATGGCCGCCAAGATCCGCAAGGGTGACAAGGTCGTGGTCATCACCGGGCGCGACAAGGGTCGCACCGGCGAGGTGATCCAGGTCATGCCGACCGAGAGCCGGGCTCTCGTGCGCGGCGTCAACATCGTCAAGCGCCACCAGCGCCAGACCCAGAACCAGGAAGGCGGGATCATCTCCAAGGAGGCCCCGATCCACCTGTCGAATCTGGCGATCGCCGACCCCAAGGACAACAAGCCGACCCGCGTCGGCTTCAAGGTCCTCTCCGACGGCAAGAAGGTGCGTGTCGCCAAGAAATCCGGGGAGACCATCAATGGCTGA